In Lolium rigidum isolate FL_2022 chromosome 7, APGP_CSIRO_Lrig_0.1, whole genome shotgun sequence, the DNA window ATTCTCTTTGCCTTTCTTTCAAAAGAGAGAATGTCCCACTGAAGTCTCGATTTTTATCTTACCCTTAGGGACGCTCAGAGAGGAGATGTGCCAATAATAAAAATTTCTACTCCGTACCTTTTTATCCATGTTTAATTTGTGTATACCTTCAAATAATCTCCAAAACAAAATCCTCATGTGAtggtgttatattgtgatccaaattcatatactaaagggaggctaacttctaacgagcggagcgaggccctgtCGCCGGTAGGTTTGGGCCGAAGCATAGCGGATCGATGCCACTGCTTATATATacttcttgtaagccgccggcaaggatttatcagattataagataaccatcggcgtttgtaaacactcttcgatatagtgaagttttgctagctggcgcccgtggttttttcccctctgTGTTGGAGGGGTTTTCCATGTCCAAATCTTGTGTCTCCACGTTCTTGGTTATTTGCTTATCGCGTTTATAACAGATGGGTAATAAATCACAGTAATTCAACCGATCAAAACATGGCCCCACTCGTCAGGGAGTAGGCTCGAATTAATTTCGACAGGAAAAGATCCATGAGCAGTAGGCGAAGTCTTTTCGCGCCATAATTAGGAAGGGTGTGCATCGCTATAGGCCTCGCCGACCCGATTGTTGCTAGGTATACGTACGTACTACAGCAGTCTACAACTAATGAAGGCGCTCCTAATAATGAAGGTGAATCATCGTCATCTCCGTGCGCACATCCATCCATCGGACCAGCATCCTGCATGATTCCACAGCGTAGTACACTGCACAGCTGCATTATTTATGCCTTGACAACAGCTTGTACACCCCCTCACGTCCTCGCCCGCGTACACATGTACACGATGAAGATGAACGCCGTCGCGTCGCCGTCGTCATTTcgttctctctctttttcttctttattaTAAGATGCCGTCGTCATCTCTAATCATACATTGAGCTAACAACCTTAAAAGGACCCTTTCGTTTCTTTTCGCCTAGACCCAATTAATTCCCCTTTTAATTCCTTCCCCGCGCAAGCAGCAGGGTAGACTGACCCAGCACCAGCAGACGAGAACATGAGTACCTACATGCACCGATGGACAAATGCGTGTGGTTGTGCGGCTGTGTGGCCGAGGATTATTCATCTCTTTGATTCATATACATTTAATTTAACATATGCTTTAAGATTTTGAAACATAAACCACAcgtgcagagagagagagagagagagagagagagagagagagagagagagagagagagagagagagagagagagagagaggaggcgatGTTAGACTAGGGTTTCCTTCCCCTTCGTTGGCGCCATGGCTGGTCCGGTTCGCCTCCGAGTGTTGTTAAGGCCTTGGAGGTGCGGTGGATCCTAGCCGCTCGTCGACGGTAGGGTTTCTATTTTTTGCCCTACGTTTTTTCAATGTCTTCTTcgagatggtgaggcggcggcgccATGCAGAATAAGACCCCCCCCCCCAGCTACCGTCGCTCCTTTGGTGTGCCTAGTGTCGAAGCAGGACGTGTGGAGTTGTATGCCCGGTGAATCTCTTGGGTTCTAGTTCCTTTTCGTGTCCATTGGTGTGGCTTCATGCACGGCTCTTCCAATTTAAGATTGTCATCATTAGCGATTGTTGATGTTTTGCCGCACTCCTCTTTTCGGGGCTTAGCACAATGACTATCAGTCTAtatatctactacaacaagcgcTACTACAACAAGTTTTGTCTATCTTCGGTGATGAAGAGGCAAGGAAGGCGGCAAGCCTTCATGCTCTAATGGTGGTAGCTATCGCCATGTGGTCCAATGGCCTAACTCTAATTTTCATTGCTTTTAGGGTTTTTTAATACTGTTGTTGATTattattattaatagatcggtggatctCTATAGAAAAAATAGATAGAATGGAAAAAAAAAGTTGAAAAGAACGCATGCAAGGTGTTCACTGCTGGCGTGCCACGTAGTAGCTTTGGATGTCATGACTTGCTGGGGATGCAATGGGTTAGCTTGCGAGGCAGTGCCTCCTGGATGGATCACCTGCAGGAGCGCAGTTCTTGTGTGACAAGCATGGCAACATATCGATCTGTAGCGTTGGAATCTTCCACATAAGCAGGCAGCCTAGCTAAGCTAGCTAGCTGAGTAGCAGCCCGCCCACACGGGCCGGGCGCCAAGCTCGATCGGAGGATACGGGGACAGCGACCTAAAGCTACTGTTCCATGACACGACATGGATGCATCGACTTGTCTCTCTTCCGCTGCCTTGCTTGCTCCCCTCACCCCGCTATAAAAACGGCCCGATCCATCCAACTCACTATCTGATTACACATAGCTCTTGCTTCTTCCAGCTCTCAGCTCCCGCATACAGTGTGGTTAAGAGCCTAGCTATCAGCTAACCAGGAGGATTTGTTGGTTAGACGACGATCAGACCGGGAGGGATGGGGTTGagggaggtggagtccacattgCCGCCGGGGTTCAGGTTCTACCCCAGCGATCAGGAGCTCGTCTGCCACTACCTCTACAAGAAGGTCGCCAACGAGCGCGCCTCGCAGGGGACGCTCGTCGAGGTCGACCTCCACGCACGCGAGCCATGGGAGCTTCCCGGTAAGCCCCTTGTACTATATGTGTTCCTCAGCTGCCATAACCTTCTAGCTAGCTGTTCTTGAGTTCTTCGTCTCACTCTCTTTCTGGATTTCATCGATTCCTCTTGGCTAGTTAGTCCTGGCCCATTCATATTTATTCAGCGTGCATATATGTTTCAGGATTAGATGGATTCTAGCTGCTGTGTAAGGATACGAATTCTGATTAATTCAGTTGCTAGCCTAGCTAAGTGAAGACCGATCGAGTTGATCCACGAGTTATATGGGCGCTCATAAAAGAGAAAAGCATGGCCTCTGTCCCTTAAACATACCCTTATATCGTTTCTCTGTGGTGGTAGTCATGAACTCATGATACGTATACCGAACAAGAAAAGGATTTGCTGATCGAACAGTCTTATCTATATTTGTTCGGCTTGATAGCTAAATCAGCTGTTAGTTACTGCTGCCCAGGGCTCATTTATTCAAGTCTGGAATAATGCACAATTAATAATCACTTCCAATCATGCATCAACTGATGGATCGATCGGAACGCGAAGTGTGTTGGTGGTACTCGGTCATGGACATCTTGATGACGTTACGGTCCTGTCCATTTCGTAGCAACGTCACATGCGTAATAGTTACACCTCAGTTTACGGTTTCCCCCATAAAAATAATAAAGTAGTTTAGCTTTCAGGTATATAACTAACTGaaacttttccctcaaaaagttcCTTTTCCCCTGAGAAACGAACTGAAACTTCAGGTCAAAAAAACTAACTGAAACTTTTTCGTATACGCACATCGACCGCAAGTTGCATCTATGTTTTTTCTTCCGTGACTGTCAGTTGCTAGCTATAGGTATATGATTTACTACAAAGAGTCTGTTAGCATCTCAAAAGTCTCAGGAGATAGTATTGGTATGTTTTTTCACTTTACTAAGACTGTTACGCTCTTATTATTGGGCGCAGACGTGGCGAAGCTGACGGCGAGCGAGTGGTACTTCTTCAGCTTCAGGGACCGCAAGTACGCGACGGGGTCGCGCACGAACCGGGCCACCAAGACCGGCTACTGGAAGGCCACCGGCAAGGACCGGGAGGTGCGAAGCCCGGCCACGCGCGCCGTTGTCGGCATGAGGAAGACGCTCGTCTTctacctgggccgcgcccccaacGGCGCCAAGACCAGCTGGGTCATGCACGAGTTTCGCCTCGACTCGCCGCACCTGCCACCAAGGGTACGTACAGACCATACATCACTTGCGATCTTCGACTTGGCTTCAATCTGCGTTAGTAAGCTGCTAATTTGGACACTACATGCATGGTAAATCTGCAGGAGGACTGGGTGCTGTGCAGGGTGTTCCAGAAGCAGAAGGGGGACGGCGAGCAGGACAACGTCCGCTCCTCCTCGCCGACCTTCGCCGGCTGCTCCCAGGCAGCGCAGGAGCCGATCCCAGTGATGGACGCAAGCAGCGAGCAGATGGCCTTCATGCCGCAGCAGGAGGAGGTGACCTGTGGCTCGAACCCGCTGGCCATGAACGCGGCGATATGGCAGCAGTACAACTCGGTTCTTCTCGACCAGTTCCCGCAGGAGGAGATGGTGGGCAGCTCGCCGGCGATGGGGATAGGGGCCAGAGGAGGCGTCGGAGATGAGTGCGAGTTCTTCCTCGGCTCGGGCTTCGAGGACATGGCGAGCTTCGGGGGCATGAGGTTCCCGCAGGGGTGGAGTTGATATGCATGCATGCCGGTCGTACGCGAGGTGATCGTCGTTGTGCGCTAGCTGTGAAGGGGATTGGTGATTGGATTAATTATTTCTCCATTGGTCCTGTAGGTATAGTGGTGTGAGGTTTACTTTAGATTGATATAAAATGATCGAGTGTGTACCTACTGCCTGCATGAGATGGTTTCCGTAGCTTATGATGCCATGTATTGCAACTACAATGTATCGCTCACATATATGTAAATTAATACAGGTCGGTTCAGATTTCAGTACACATGTAACATGCTTCTGCAGTTGTTTCGAGAGTTAATTAGCTTAATTCTTAGTCAACTTTCAAACCGTTGGATTATCTCCTGCTATGGAAAAGACgttgctttattttattgcattgaaaAAGATTATCATATCCTTCTACGGAAATCATGAGTATTTATTTCATTCCATTAAAAATAAGAAATTCATTATCTTCTTACGAAGAAAGAGAAGCGGATCTATTATATACTGACAAGTGGCCAATTTAGAAAAAAAACGTAGATTAGATTCCTATCCCTCTTTATTTCTCATTCGAATCTTctgttttttatttaatatgtcgTACTTTCTTTATATGTATACTCTTTCAATCTATGTATTATTTCAATCTAGTTATTAACATAATATATATTGTTCATATTAATTCAATCTATATGTATTCATATAAAATAACAATAAAAATGAAGGCAATAAAACCGTGGATTCTTTTATTTCTCTTTCATTCTCATGTTTCTATATTAAAATGtagttttcttatttaatttaacTATATTAATCTAACATGCCCATTGGTGTACCTTACTAAAAAATGAAGGCAATAAAACCGTGgattcttttctttctctttcaTTCTTATGTTTCCATATTAAAGTGtagttttcttatttaaattaatTATATGAATCTAACATGCCCATTGGTGTTCCAAAAGTTCCGGAGATAAATAATTGATTTGGCTTGACTTATAAACAATGTTATGTATttcagatcagctccttgcagatCACGAATCATACTACGCGTCTCTTGGTATACCTTAGGTGTTTTCTCTTAAAATATGTTAAGGTTAAAATAGTATGATTTAAGAAAAAACTAAACAAGCACTTATTTTCAGCTGGAAGAAGTATGTTTCTTTTATGCCTTCCAAGTTCCCGAGATCAATGCATGCGTAAGCATTCCAAAAGTAGCACAATGGTGCATGATATGCAGTCCTGATGGCAGGATTCTTTACATTTTGTTCAGAAAACATGATAACTTGGTTTGCTGGTACTGATGCATGTTCTCCTTCTACACCCCATCCACTTCAAACTAAGCTCGCGCATTTCGGACGCTAGCTAGCGATCGACATCGTCCCTAGTGTATGCATATGTGGCGTCAGGTTGATCCGCGTCATGTGAGCTTAACGGCCAGTAGGGGTGTTGCTTGCAGCTCCCAGTTAAGCTCCAAAGGAAGATTGGATTTTGCCGAGACAGACACGTACGACGTCAAGTGAGAATCAATCTGCTGGCCCGCAAGTAGGCTAGCCCTAGCCGCGTACTGTAATCGATCTCGTTTCCATGAAAACTGCCACCGATCGACCGATGGATCGATCTGCCGAGGTCGTCGTCAGGCCAAACTGCCAGCAATCATGCAGCGGAATCTTGTGCATTTTCTATGTATACGCAGAGCCAATATGCTTCATAATTCTCTGAGGCAAGTTGTCGTCTATACCTGTTGGATAGAGGACCGCAGACCAAGCTGGCGTCACATATTTCTGCTGCGGCCAACGATATGATCGAAATCGTGCATATCTCAGGACATGTACGCAATGGCGTATAGGGCCTTCCGTGTGAAAGTATGTACGCATGTCTTCTCTAACCTCCATACGCTTTATCGGGGCGTCCTTGGGGCTCAAGGTACACAAAAGGATGACACATCCTCCTGGCCAACAAACCGTTCTACATAAAGCATGTTCATTTATGAGAGAGGATCTGCTGGTCTCCAGAGGTATGTTGCCTACTGCCATGTGCCATCTGACCATCCGCTCGACGCGTCGAGAGATTCAGCACCAGATGACTGTCAGAGAGCAAGCGTGAGCCTTAATCCACGAAGTTTCTGCAAAACGTTTTCCGGAGGTACCCTTGTTCAGAGTATACGGCCCTCTCATTTTGCTTCAGAACGGAAGAAAAGAAAGCTGATTAAAAGGCTGATCAATTATGATGTGACGAGATTGAAGGGATTGGGGAGTTACCAAATCTGATTGTAGATTTGTAGGATATTTTCGCACACTCTTTACCTCGGATACTGTGGTTCCCAATCAACATCTTCtgaataaaatgaaaaaaaaggTAACAATGGGTATGCATAAAGCTTTGGTAGCTCCTTTTTCAgctgaagaagtgaagaagacgtTGTACATGATTGGAGATTTGAAAGCTCATGGGCCAGATGGGCTGCATTTTTTTTATAAGAGGTTTTGGCCAATGTTAGAAAGAGGCCCTTATCTCTGATATTATAGAGGCATTGAataatgaaaaaaaaatcagcgGGTTGGAATGATAATTCAATTATAGTTCATACGGTAAAATGATGTCCAAAGAAGTTTACAGAATATCACCATATAAGCACATGTAATGTTATTTATATAATAATTAGTAAGCTTTTGGCTAATCGGTTAAAATGAATTCTTCCAAAAAGCATTGGAGAGCAACAACATATTTGTTCTGGGAAGAATGATTAAGGATAGTATTTCTGTTTCTTACAAATttgtgcatacaataagaaggcatACAATCAAAGTTTGTGTGCGGTGAAGCAAGCTGGATATCAACAAAGCATATGATCGGGTTAAGAGGTCTTTCTTACGAGAGATGATGGTAAAATTGGGGTTCGGTGATTGTTGGATAAACCCGATGATGAAATGTGTCTCCTCCGTAACTCCGTAATGTACCGTGTGAAAATTAATTCTACTAAAACTGATCAATTCATTCCAACTAGAGGATTACCACAAGGGGACTCTCATCTGTTTCCAATATGTGCTGAAGGATTGTTGATCATGTTGTCTTATGCTTAAGAAGAAGGAACTTTAGAAGGGGTCAAGGTGCGTCGTGATGCCTGCTCGGTATCACAtctattttttttgcgaatgactCACTTATTTTTGTGAGGGCAAATGGCACTAATGCAACATGTCTAATTGGTATATTGGATATTTATTGCGAATCACCTGGGCAGCTAGTGATTGTTACCAAGTTAAGTGTTTTCTTTAGTCCAAATACTCATGTGGGCGTGAGGGTACGAGGTGTGTAATCACTTGGATATCCAACCCAAAGCAATTTCTAGAGAGTATGGGTTTACCAACGATGGTGGGTATTGATAGGAGTGATTGTTTTAAATATTTGGGTAAACCTCTCTAATGAACAGATAAAACTGAAGGCGCACCTGTTTATTCAAAACttgaaaaatgctatttaaaagtttcaaaataaataaatatttttggatttgtactgtgcataaaaatgacaaaatgtgcaAATGACACTATAATGATTGGATTTGTACTGTTCATAGAAATACAAATTTCAGTTTTATCTTTTTTTGTGTAGGCTACAAGGTGTGTATTCATTTTTATACAAATCGGCAATGCAGTCTGTTTTCTTACTTGATCTTCCCTGTATGTAACTAACCGTCGGTAATGCTCAAAGCGGTGAGGGAAAACTGACCGTTGGAGACGGCTCTGGCGATCCGGGTGCAGATCTCGCCACTCCATCGCCGGCAAGGGAGCGGAAGGTACGTGATGGAAGTGGATCGCCGGAGTGGCTCCAGGGGAGTCGTTTCTGGCTTCTCCAGTCcactgatgacgaggaagaaggagTCGAGGAGGAGCTCTTGCAGGGCGCCGAGGACTTCGACATGCCGCTCAAATATTTGTGTCGCACTCCGTCGCCCGTGAGTGGCAGAGATATCGTCGACGACTCGAAGGAGCTGGCGTGGCGGACCCTCAAACGGATCAAGAGGCGGGACGCGCAGCGGGTGGCGACCAAGGCGGCCATGGCGCTCGCACTTACGGAAGGCACGTGTCGATCTTCTCCTTTGTCGTTGGGCAAAGGATCTGCAAAAAACAAGGTCCATGCAAGGCCGGTCATAGAGCGTTCGGTCTTCATGCACGATAACAATGGCGGATGGACGGTTGTTCGCTGGAGGCATCGGCCGCCGGTGATCACCGGTAGGGCACAGGATCCGAAACTTGCGAAAATTTCAAAAATTTCGGGTTTGGGCCTGGCAAGATTGCGGGCTAGCCCAAACAAAAATAAGGTTCTTTGGAACCCCTCGGTTGCGAGGAATCGAGTATCGACTGTGGCTCGATCGGGCGGAGACCGTGGGCCACGGCAGGTCAAGGTTGGAGCCTCCATCGCGGGTCGTGCATTCCGAAACTTGCTAGGGTTATCCTGGTACAAGATCGAAATAGGTGAACCAGTGCTGCGGCGGCGGGCTCTGTCGTCCGCGATGAATGGAGATGGCGGCCGCGGTGGTTTAAACCCAGGGCGTGGCGGCTTCAACGCCGGCCGAGGAGGCTATCAAGGTCGTGCCAGGTGCCAGG includes these proteins:
- the LOC124679156 gene encoding protein CUP-SHAPED COTYLEDON 1-like, translating into MGLREVESTLPPGFRFYPSDQELVCHYLYKKVANERASQGTLVEVDLHAREPWELPDVAKLTASEWYFFSFRDRKYATGSRTNRATKTGYWKATGKDREVRSPATRAVVGMRKTLVFYLGRAPNGAKTSWVMHEFRLDSPHLPPREDWVLCRVFQKQKGDGEQDNVRSSSPTFAGCSQAAQEPIPVMDASSEQMAFMPQQEEVTCGSNPLAMNAAIWQQYNSVLLDQFPQEEMVGSSPAMGIGARGGVGDECEFFLGSGFEDMASFGGMRFPQGWS